A single window of Grus americana isolate bGruAme1 chromosome 10, bGruAme1.mat, whole genome shotgun sequence DNA harbors:
- the LOC129210975 gene encoding cholesterol side-chain cleavage enzyme, mitochondrial isoform X1, which produces MPLEIHPNPFSARLGEDDALCKLLLDAPTSEKHPALVPVCLSVRPWSRRDSWGGGAGAPRLERWPSWGGDKSGGHPRLPLPPPAPMLARAAPKPGTLRGCPLVRVGERCPTRGAAATPLRSPPSPSTPQPFNQLPGDWRAGWLNLYRFWQEGGLHNVHHIMARKFQQFGPIYREKLGIYESVNIISPRDAATLFQAEGTLPERFSVPPWVAYRDYRNKPYGVLLKTGEAWRSDRLMLNKEVLLPQVVEGFVPLLSEVGEDFVRRARAQVGKSGREHWTADFTHELFRFALESVCHVLYGERLGLLQDFVDPEAQRFIDAVTLMFHTTSPMLYVPPALLRHLNAKTWRDHVWAWDAIFSQADKCIQNVYRDLRLQRKSTKEYMGILCSLIMQDKLPLDDIKASVTEMMAGGVDTTSMTLQWAMFELARSPGVQEQLRAEVLAAKREAAGDRVKMLKTIRLLKAAIKETLRLHPVAVTLQRYTTQEVILQDYRIPPKTLVQVGLYAMGRDAEVFPKPEQFNPRRWLVAGPKHFKGLGFGFGPRQCLGRRIAELEMQLFLMHVSIPLPGTPGSGARRDRGGGTWVMVPPGFPIPSFLLRPRSWRTSRSKP; this is translated from the exons ATGCCACTCGAGATCCACCCGAACCCCTTTTCGGCAAGGCTGGGAGAGGATGATGCTCTCTGCAAACTCCTTTTGGATGCCCCAACATCTGAGAAACACCCTGCGCTTGTCCCCGTCTGTCTGTCCGTCCGTCCCTGGAGCAGACGTGACTCATGGGGAGGCGGGGCGGGAGCACCTCGCCTTGAACGATGGCCAAGCTGGGGGGGGGATAAAAGCGGAGGCCACCCTCGCCTCCCActcccgccgcccgctcccATGCTCGCCCGTGCTGCTCCCAAGCCAGGCACCTTGCGGGGATGTCCCCTTGTCCGAGTCGGAGAACGCTGCCCGACTCGGGGGGCTGCCGCCACCCCGTTGCGTTCTCCCCCCAGCCCATCAACTCCTCAACCTTTTAACCAACTGCCCGGTGACTGGAGAGCCGGCTGGCTCAACCTCTACCGCTTCTGGCAGGAGGGCGGCTTGCACAACGTCCATCACATCATGGCTCGCAAGTTCCAGCAGTTCGGGCCCATTTACAG gGAGAAGCTGGGTATCTACGAGAGCGTGAACATCATCAGCCCCCGAGATGCTGCTACCCTCTTCCAGGCGGAGGGGACGCTGCCGGAGCGCTTCAGCGTGCCCCCCTGGGTGGCTTATCGTGACTATCGCAACAAGCCCTACGGCGTGCTCCTCAA GACGGGGGAGGCCTGGCGCTCGGACCGCCTGATGCTGAACAAGGAGGTGCTGTTGCCGCAGGTGGTGGAGGGGTTCGTGCCCCTGCTGAGCGAGGTGGGAGAGGATTTTGTCCGGCGGGCACGAGCCCAGGTGGGGAAGAGTGGCCGGGAGCACTGGACGGCCGACTTCACCCATGAGCTCTTCCGCTTCGCCCTGGAGT CCGTGTGCCACGTGCTGTACGGGGAgcggctggggctgctgcaggactTCGTGGACCCCGAGGCTCAGCGCTTCATCGACGCCGTGACCCTGATGTTCCACACCACCTCGCCCATGCTCTACGTGCCGCCCGCCCTCCTCCGCCACCTCAACGCCAAGACGTGGCGGGACCATGTCTGGGCCTGGGATGCCATCTTCAGCCAGG CGGACAAATGCATACAAAATGTTTACCGGGACCTGCGGCTGCAACGCAAGAGCACCAAGGAGTACATGGGCATCCTCTGCAGCCTCATCATGCAGGACAAGCTGCCCTTGGATGACATCAAGGCCAGCGTCACTGAGATGATGGCGGGTGGGGTGGACACG ACCTCCATGACGCTGCAGTGGGCCATGTTCGAGCTGGCACGGTCCCCGGGGGTCCAGGAGCAGCTGCGGGCAGAGGTCCTGGCCGCCAAGCGAGAGGCGGCGGGGGACAGGGTGAAGATGCTGAAAACCATCCGGCTGCTCAAAGCCGCCATCAAGGAGACGCTCAG gctgcaCCCCGTGGCAGTGACCCTGCAGAGGTACACCACGCAGGAGGTCATCCTCCAAGACTACCGCATCCCCCCCAAG ACGCTGGTGCAGGTCGGTCTCTACGCCATGGGTCGGGACGCCGAGGTCTTCCCCAAACCGGAGCAGTTCAACCCCCGGCGCTGGCTGGTAGCCGGCCCCAAGCACTTcaaggggttggggtttgggtttggacCCCGCCAGTGCCTGGGACGTCGGATCGCCGAGCTGGAGATGCAGCTCTTCCTCATGCACGTGAGCATCCCGCTGCCGGGGACACCGGGAAGTGGCGCCAGAAGGGACCGGGGAGGTGGCACGTGGGTGATGGTACCTCCAGGGTTTCCCAtcccctcttttctcctccGTCCCAGATCCTGGAGAACTTCAAGATCGAAACCATGA
- the LOC129210975 gene encoding cholesterol side-chain cleavage enzyme, mitochondrial isoform X3, translated as MPLEIHPNPFSARLGEDDALCKLLLDAPTSEKHPALVPVCLSVRPWSRRDSWGGGAGAPRLERWPSWGGDKSGGHPRLPLPPPAPMLARAAPKPGTLRGCPLVRVGERCPTRGAAATPLRSPPSPSTPQPFNQLPGDWRAGWLNLYRFWQEGGLHNVHHIMARKFQQFGPIYRTGEAWRSDRLMLNKEVLLPQVVEGFVPLLSEVGEDFVRRARAQVGKSGREHWTADFTHELFRFALESVCHVLYGERLGLLQDFVDPEAQRFIDAVTLMFHTTSPMLYVPPALLRHLNAKTWRDHVWAWDAIFSQADKCIQNVYRDLRLQRKSTKEYMGILCSLIMQDKLPLDDIKASVTEMMAGGVDTTSMTLQWAMFELARSPGVQEQLRAEVLAAKREAAGDRVKMLKTIRLLKAAIKETLRLHPVAVTLQRYTTQEVILQDYRIPPKTLVQVGLYAMGRDAEVFPKPEQFNPRRWLVAGPKHFKGLGFGFGPRQCLGRRIAELEMQLFLMHVSIPLPGTPGSGARRDRGGGTWVMVPPGFPIPSFLLRPRSWRTSRSKP; from the exons ATGCCACTCGAGATCCACCCGAACCCCTTTTCGGCAAGGCTGGGAGAGGATGATGCTCTCTGCAAACTCCTTTTGGATGCCCCAACATCTGAGAAACACCCTGCGCTTGTCCCCGTCTGTCTGTCCGTCCGTCCCTGGAGCAGACGTGACTCATGGGGAGGCGGGGCGGGAGCACCTCGCCTTGAACGATGGCCAAGCTGGGGGGGGGATAAAAGCGGAGGCCACCCTCGCCTCCCActcccgccgcccgctcccATGCTCGCCCGTGCTGCTCCCAAGCCAGGCACCTTGCGGGGATGTCCCCTTGTCCGAGTCGGAGAACGCTGCCCGACTCGGGGGGCTGCCGCCACCCCGTTGCGTTCTCCCCCCAGCCCATCAACTCCTCAACCTTTTAACCAACTGCCCGGTGACTGGAGAGCCGGCTGGCTCAACCTCTACCGCTTCTGGCAGGAGGGCGGCTTGCACAACGTCCATCACATCATGGCTCGCAAGTTCCAGCAGTTCGGGCCCATTTACAG GACGGGGGAGGCCTGGCGCTCGGACCGCCTGATGCTGAACAAGGAGGTGCTGTTGCCGCAGGTGGTGGAGGGGTTCGTGCCCCTGCTGAGCGAGGTGGGAGAGGATTTTGTCCGGCGGGCACGAGCCCAGGTGGGGAAGAGTGGCCGGGAGCACTGGACGGCCGACTTCACCCATGAGCTCTTCCGCTTCGCCCTGGAGT CCGTGTGCCACGTGCTGTACGGGGAgcggctggggctgctgcaggactTCGTGGACCCCGAGGCTCAGCGCTTCATCGACGCCGTGACCCTGATGTTCCACACCACCTCGCCCATGCTCTACGTGCCGCCCGCCCTCCTCCGCCACCTCAACGCCAAGACGTGGCGGGACCATGTCTGGGCCTGGGATGCCATCTTCAGCCAGG CGGACAAATGCATACAAAATGTTTACCGGGACCTGCGGCTGCAACGCAAGAGCACCAAGGAGTACATGGGCATCCTCTGCAGCCTCATCATGCAGGACAAGCTGCCCTTGGATGACATCAAGGCCAGCGTCACTGAGATGATGGCGGGTGGGGTGGACACG ACCTCCATGACGCTGCAGTGGGCCATGTTCGAGCTGGCACGGTCCCCGGGGGTCCAGGAGCAGCTGCGGGCAGAGGTCCTGGCCGCCAAGCGAGAGGCGGCGGGGGACAGGGTGAAGATGCTGAAAACCATCCGGCTGCTCAAAGCCGCCATCAAGGAGACGCTCAG gctgcaCCCCGTGGCAGTGACCCTGCAGAGGTACACCACGCAGGAGGTCATCCTCCAAGACTACCGCATCCCCCCCAAG ACGCTGGTGCAGGTCGGTCTCTACGCCATGGGTCGGGACGCCGAGGTCTTCCCCAAACCGGAGCAGTTCAACCCCCGGCGCTGGCTGGTAGCCGGCCCCAAGCACTTcaaggggttggggtttgggtttggacCCCGCCAGTGCCTGGGACGTCGGATCGCCGAGCTGGAGATGCAGCTCTTCCTCATGCACGTGAGCATCCCGCTGCCGGGGACACCGGGAAGTGGCGCCAGAAGGGACCGGGGAGGTGGCACGTGGGTGATGGTACCTCCAGGGTTTCCCAtcccctcttttctcctccGTCCCAGATCCTGGAGAACTTCAAGATCGAAACCATGA
- the LOC129210975 gene encoding cholesterol side-chain cleavage enzyme, mitochondrial isoform X2, with protein MPLEIHPNPFSARLGEDDALCKLLLDAPTSEKHPALVPVCLSVRPWSRRDSWGGGAGAPRLERWPSWGGDKSGGHPRLPLPPPAPMLARAAPKPGTLRGCPLVRVGERCPTRGAAATPLRSPPSPSTPQPFNQLPGDWRAGWLNLYRFWQEGGLHNVHHIMARKFQQFGPIYREKLGIYESVNIISPRDAATLFQAEGTLPERFSVPPWVAYRDYRNKPYGVLLKTGEAWRSDRLMLNKEVLLPQVVEGFVPLLSEVGEDFVRRARAQVGKSGREHWTADFTHELFRFALESVCHVLYGERLGLLQDFVDPEAQRFIDAVTLMFHTTSPMLYVPPALLRHLNAKTWRDHVWAWDAIFSQADKCIQNVYRDLRLQRKSTKEYMGILCSLIMQDKLPLDDIKASVTEMMAGGVDTTSMTLQWAMFELARSPGVQEQLRAEVLAAKREAAGDRVKMLKTIRLLKAAIKETLRLHPVAVTLQRYTTQEVILQDYRIPPKTLVQVGLYAMGRDAEVFPKPEQFNPRRWLVAGPKHFKGLGFGFGPRQCLGRRIAELEMQLFLMHILENFKIETMRAVEVGTKFDLILIPDKPIYLTLRPLESQA; from the exons ATGCCACTCGAGATCCACCCGAACCCCTTTTCGGCAAGGCTGGGAGAGGATGATGCTCTCTGCAAACTCCTTTTGGATGCCCCAACATCTGAGAAACACCCTGCGCTTGTCCCCGTCTGTCTGTCCGTCCGTCCCTGGAGCAGACGTGACTCATGGGGAGGCGGGGCGGGAGCACCTCGCCTTGAACGATGGCCAAGCTGGGGGGGGGATAAAAGCGGAGGCCACCCTCGCCTCCCActcccgccgcccgctcccATGCTCGCCCGTGCTGCTCCCAAGCCAGGCACCTTGCGGGGATGTCCCCTTGTCCGAGTCGGAGAACGCTGCCCGACTCGGGGGGCTGCCGCCACCCCGTTGCGTTCTCCCCCCAGCCCATCAACTCCTCAACCTTTTAACCAACTGCCCGGTGACTGGAGAGCCGGCTGGCTCAACCTCTACCGCTTCTGGCAGGAGGGCGGCTTGCACAACGTCCATCACATCATGGCTCGCAAGTTCCAGCAGTTCGGGCCCATTTACAG gGAGAAGCTGGGTATCTACGAGAGCGTGAACATCATCAGCCCCCGAGATGCTGCTACCCTCTTCCAGGCGGAGGGGACGCTGCCGGAGCGCTTCAGCGTGCCCCCCTGGGTGGCTTATCGTGACTATCGCAACAAGCCCTACGGCGTGCTCCTCAA GACGGGGGAGGCCTGGCGCTCGGACCGCCTGATGCTGAACAAGGAGGTGCTGTTGCCGCAGGTGGTGGAGGGGTTCGTGCCCCTGCTGAGCGAGGTGGGAGAGGATTTTGTCCGGCGGGCACGAGCCCAGGTGGGGAAGAGTGGCCGGGAGCACTGGACGGCCGACTTCACCCATGAGCTCTTCCGCTTCGCCCTGGAGT CCGTGTGCCACGTGCTGTACGGGGAgcggctggggctgctgcaggactTCGTGGACCCCGAGGCTCAGCGCTTCATCGACGCCGTGACCCTGATGTTCCACACCACCTCGCCCATGCTCTACGTGCCGCCCGCCCTCCTCCGCCACCTCAACGCCAAGACGTGGCGGGACCATGTCTGGGCCTGGGATGCCATCTTCAGCCAGG CGGACAAATGCATACAAAATGTTTACCGGGACCTGCGGCTGCAACGCAAGAGCACCAAGGAGTACATGGGCATCCTCTGCAGCCTCATCATGCAGGACAAGCTGCCCTTGGATGACATCAAGGCCAGCGTCACTGAGATGATGGCGGGTGGGGTGGACACG ACCTCCATGACGCTGCAGTGGGCCATGTTCGAGCTGGCACGGTCCCCGGGGGTCCAGGAGCAGCTGCGGGCAGAGGTCCTGGCCGCCAAGCGAGAGGCGGCGGGGGACAGGGTGAAGATGCTGAAAACCATCCGGCTGCTCAAAGCCGCCATCAAGGAGACGCTCAG gctgcaCCCCGTGGCAGTGACCCTGCAGAGGTACACCACGCAGGAGGTCATCCTCCAAGACTACCGCATCCCCCCCAAG ACGCTGGTGCAGGTCGGTCTCTACGCCATGGGTCGGGACGCCGAGGTCTTCCCCAAACCGGAGCAGTTCAACCCCCGGCGCTGGCTGGTAGCCGGCCCCAAGCACTTcaaggggttggggtttgggtttggacCCCGCCAGTGCCTGGGACGTCGGATCGCCGAGCTGGAGATGCAGCTCTTCCTCATGCAC ATCCTGGAGAACTTCAAGATCGAAACCATGAGGGCGGTGGAGGTCGGGACCAAGTTTGACCTCATCCTGATCCCAGACAAACCCATCTACTTGACCTTACGGCCGCTCGAGTCCCAGGCTTGA